In one Mucilaginibacter sp. PAMB04168 genomic region, the following are encoded:
- a CDS encoding aspartate carbamoyltransferase catalytic subunit, producing MGLSTRHLLGIKDLNRNDIELIFETADNFKTVINRPIKKVPSLRDVTIANIFFENSTRTRLSFELAERRLSADTLNFAASSSSVSKGETLIDTVNNILAMKVDMVVMRHPYAGAGIFLSKHVKAQIVNAGDGAHEHPTQALLDAFSIREKLGDVAGKKVVIVGDVLHSRVALSNILCLKQLGAEVMVCGPTTLIPKYISSLGVKVEHNLIKALNWCDVANMLRIQLERQDIKYFPSLREYTMLFGLNKQILDNLDKEIIIMHPGPINRGVEITSDVADSKQSIILDQVENGVAVRMAVLYLLAGQA from the coding sequence ATGGGTCTGAGCACGCGACACTTATTAGGCATAAAAGATTTAAACCGCAACGATATTGAATTAATATTCGAAACGGCCGATAACTTTAAAACAGTAATTAACCGCCCGATCAAAAAAGTACCATCATTACGGGATGTAACCATTGCCAATATCTTTTTTGAAAACTCCACCCGTACCCGCTTATCATTTGAACTGGCCGAACGTAGGCTATCAGCAGATACGCTTAACTTTGCGGCCTCCTCATCATCGGTAAGCAAAGGTGAAACCTTAATTGACACTGTAAACAATATACTGGCTATGAAGGTGGATATGGTAGTTATGCGCCATCCTTATGCCGGCGCGGGCATATTCCTTTCTAAACACGTTAAAGCCCAGATTGTGAACGCAGGCGATGGTGCGCACGAGCACCCTACGCAGGCCCTGCTGGATGCTTTCTCCATACGTGAAAAACTGGGTGATGTAGCCGGGAAAAAAGTAGTAATTGTTGGTGATGTGCTGCACTCACGCGTGGCCTTATCAAACATACTTTGTTTAAAGCAACTGGGCGCCGAGGTGATGGTTTGCGGCCCCACTACGCTTATCCCCAAGTACATCAGCTCTTTAGGCGTTAAAGTTGAACACAACCTTATAAAAGCCTTAAACTGGTGTGACGTGGCCAATATGCTGCGCATACAGCTGGAGCGTCAGGACATTAAGTACTTCCCATCATTACGCGAATACACAATGCTGTTTGGCTTGAACAAGCAGATATTGGACAACCTGGATAAAGAGATTATTATTATGCACCCTGGCCCTATTAACCGCGGCGTAGAGATTACCAGCGATGTGGCCGATAGTAAACAATCTATTATACTAGATCAGGTTGAAAATGGTGTGGCCGTACGTATGGCCGTGTTATATTTACTGGCAGGGCAAGCTTAA
- a CDS encoding N-acetyltransferase: MENAVYHDVVNRHFEIEVDGRAAYIEYQENLNTFVLNYTHIPEQLLGKGVLKRLVDAVIHFISGKRYQLVPVDIMFKSYLHYHPECLVPLRVS, translated from the coding sequence ATGGAAAATGCAGTATATCATGACGTGGTTAACCGTCATTTTGAGATTGAAGTAGATGGTCGCGCTGCTTATATCGAATATCAGGAAAACTTAAATACATTCGTTTTAAACTACACTCACATTCCTGAGCAACTGTTAGGTAAAGGTGTTTTAAAGCGACTGGTAGATGCGGTAATTCATTTTATATCAGGAAAGCGCTATCAATTAGTGCCAGTTGATATTATGTTTAAAAGCTATCTTCATTATCATCCTGAATGTTTAGTGCCCTTGCGTGTCTCTTAA
- a CDS encoding efflux RND transporter periplasmic adaptor subunit — translation MKSLKSQVTAAIALTSLAGVLCLSACHSSKKEEAAQEQAQSEQDNIEVPPVETVVLEKSKMASTLQVPGELTPYQQVSLYAKINSYVKQYLVDVGSEVRKGQLMIVLEAPEINSQLASARARIKQQEAIYLASKATYDRLANTAKTPGTIAQNDLEQADARRKADLANVEAARATYQETSSNLQYLQIRAPFDGVVSERNASMGAYVGPGGRGSETPLFVVQQQRKLRLVVSVPEVNTGGLSNQQTVTFTVRALPDQQFTARIKRLAGSLDSRLRSERLEMDVENPKKVLLPGMYAEVNVPMKSHDSTFVIPKSALVQSTEKVFVVRVNSNHKAEWIDVQKGLQGKDGVEVYSKALHIGDKLVKTATDEIRDGQPVKDTPAKKEQTKED, via the coding sequence ATGAAAAGTCTGAAAAGCCAGGTTACGGCTGCCATAGCATTAACAAGTTTAGCAGGTGTGTTATGCCTGAGTGCATGCCATTCTAGTAAAAAAGAAGAAGCCGCACAGGAGCAAGCACAAAGCGAACAGGATAATATTGAAGTGCCGCCTGTTGAGACCGTTGTGCTGGAAAAAAGCAAGATGGCCTCAACTTTGCAGGTACCCGGCGAACTGACACCGTACCAGCAGGTAAGCCTGTATGCTAAGATTAACAGCTATGTAAAGCAGTATCTGGTTGATGTAGGTTCGGAGGTGCGCAAGGGGCAGCTTATGATTGTTTTGGAAGCGCCTGAAATTAATTCGCAACTGGCATCTGCGCGTGCCCGCATCAAACAGCAGGAAGCTATTTACCTGGCCAGCAAAGCTACTTATGATAGACTGGCCAATACAGCTAAAACTCCCGGTACAATTGCCCAAAACGATTTAGAACAGGCTGATGCCCGCCGCAAAGCCGATTTAGCTAATGTAGAAGCAGCCAGGGCTACCTACCAGGAGACCAGTTCTAACCTGCAGTACTTGCAAATACGTGCACCTTTTGACGGAGTGGTGAGCGAGCGCAACGCCAGCATGGGGGCGTATGTAGGCCCAGGTGGCCGGGGCTCCGAAACACCGCTTTTTGTAGTGCAGCAGCAGCGAAAACTACGTTTGGTAGTATCTGTTCCGGAAGTAAACACCGGCGGACTGAGCAACCAGCAAACTGTTACTTTTACCGTACGTGCCCTGCCCGATCAGCAATTTACTGCACGCATTAAACGCCTGGCTGGCTCGCTGGACAGCCGCCTGCGCTCCGAGCGTTTGGAGATGGATGTGGAAAACCCCAAAAAGGTACTGTTGCCAGGCATGTATGCTGAAGTAAATGTGCCCATGAAATCGCATGACAGTACGTTTGTTATCCCTAAATCAGCACTGGTACAATCTACTGAGAAAGTGTTTGTGGTGCGGGTAAATAGCAACCATAAAGCCGAATGGATAGATGTGCAAAAAGGCTTACAAGGCAAGGATGGCGTTGAGGTTTACAGTAAGGCACTTCATATTGGCGATAAGCTGGTAAAAACAGCTACAGATGAAATACGCGACGGCCAGCCTGTTAAAGATACACCAGCTAAGAAAGAGCAAACAAAAGAAGATTAA
- the pyrR gene encoding bifunctional pyr operon transcriptional regulator/uracil phosphoribosyltransferase PyrR gives MQNLTLLDGQKFQITIQRLCRQLIENHNDFSDAIIIGIQPRGIFLARRVAEELRKILYKPILQGDLDITFYRDDFRRRETPLVPNQTRIDFIIEGKNVILMDDVLWTGRTIRAAMDALLAFGRPAKVELLTLVDRRYSRHLPVTANYTGIEVDSIASQKVVVSWKETDGEDKVVLLSDGV, from the coding sequence ATGCAAAACCTGACGTTGCTTGATGGTCAAAAATTTCAAATAACCATACAGCGCCTTTGCCGCCAGTTGATCGAAAATCATAACGACTTTTCAGACGCTATCATTATTGGCATACAGCCACGAGGCATTTTTTTAGCCCGCCGTGTGGCCGAAGAACTCCGCAAGATCTTATATAAACCTATACTGCAGGGCGATCTCGACATTACTTTTTACCGTGATGACTTTCGTCGACGTGAAACACCCCTGGTGCCTAATCAAACCCGTATTGACTTCATTATTGAAGGCAAGAACGTTATTTTGATGGATGACGTGCTATGGACTGGCCGCACTATAAGGGCTGCTATGGACGCCTTACTGGCTTTTGGCCGCCCCGCAAAAGTGGAGCTGCTAACGCTGGTTGACCGTCGGTACTCGCGCCATTTACCGGTTACAGCCAATTACACTGGCATTGAGGTGGATTCAATTGCCTCACAAAAAGTAGTGGTTAGCTGGAAAGAAACCGACGGTGAAGATAAAGTAGTACTGTTGTCAGACGGTGTCTGA
- a CDS encoding alpha/beta hydrolase, with translation MAEVLKRNNVRVIGQGEKVIIFAHGFGCDQNVWRHLINAYKDKLRLILFDYVGAGESDLNAYDSTRYSTLDGYALDVVEILEALQIDEAIFVGHSVSSMVGVRASISRPQLFTKLVFVSPSPCYFNDGDYIGGLEKEDLDALFEMMESNYLGWSSAMAPLIMGNAERPELGDELTANFCATDPDIAREFARVTFLSDNRTDLAKLNVPNLTLQCKDDILAPLEVGYYMQKHAPQNTLVILEAAGHCPHLSAPEQTIQAIREFIEA, from the coding sequence ATGGCAGAAGTATTAAAAAGGAATAACGTCAGGGTAATTGGTCAGGGCGAAAAAGTTATAATTTTCGCTCATGGCTTTGGTTGCGATCAAAATGTGTGGCGGCATCTTATTAATGCTTATAAGGACAAGCTTAGGTTAATACTGTTTGATTACGTAGGTGCCGGAGAGTCTGATTTAAACGCCTATGATTCAACAAGGTACAGTACCCTGGATGGCTACGCGCTTGACGTTGTAGAAATATTGGAAGCTTTACAAATTGATGAAGCGATCTTTGTAGGCCATTCTGTGAGCAGTATGGTTGGCGTACGTGCATCTATAAGTCGTCCGCAGTTATTTACCAAGCTTGTTTTTGTATCGCCATCACCCTGTTATTTTAATGATGGCGATTATATAGGCGGCCTCGAAAAAGAAGATTTGGACGCACTATTTGAAATGATGGAGAGTAATTACCTGGGGTGGTCGAGCGCAATGGCTCCTTTAATTATGGGGAATGCAGAACGGCCTGAACTGGGAGACGAACTTACAGCTAATTTTTGTGCCACCGACCCGGATATTGCGAGAGAATTTGCACGCGTAACTTTCCTGTCTGACAATAGGACCGACTTGGCTAAACTTAATGTTCCAAATCTTACCCTGCAATGCAAGGATGATATATTAGCACCCTTAGAAGTGGGATATTATATGCAAAAGCATGCCCCTCAAAACACCTTGGTGATATTAGAAGCTGCCGGGCATTGCCCACATTTAAGCGCTCCTGAACAAACTATTCAGGCCATACGTGAATTTATTGAGGCATAA
- a CDS encoding cupin domain-containing protein encodes MLRTGDKISNPLTKKTFVFLRTAKDTDGEYVRIKCIADPESSRKNGFVHVHPSQTEIITVSSGSMMALVNGKKVRFDAGEMLVIKPGDAHQWWNASTKQQLEIITEVRPAMQTEQLYEAVCALANARYEEHYDSLNLLQFAVMLDHYSEVYKSAGKLTLLKKGVFKVLAALGRLKGYKPEWDYKLVPKSV; translated from the coding sequence ATGTTAAGAACAGGCGATAAAATTTCAAATCCTCTGACCAAAAAGACATTCGTTTTTCTGCGTACCGCGAAAGATACCGACGGTGAATACGTACGCATCAAATGTATCGCCGACCCCGAAAGCAGCCGTAAAAATGGCTTTGTTCACGTTCATCCTTCTCAAACGGAAATTATAACCGTATCATCAGGCAGCATGATGGCGCTTGTTAACGGTAAAAAAGTACGTTTCGATGCTGGTGAAATGTTGGTTATAAAACCAGGTGACGCGCATCAGTGGTGGAATGCCAGCACGAAACAACAGCTGGAAATTATTACGGAAGTAAGACCGGCTATGCAAACTGAGCAACTTTATGAGGCTGTATGTGCATTGGCTAACGCCCGGTATGAGGAACACTATGACTCTCTTAACTTACTGCAATTTGCTGTTATGCTGGATCATTATAGCGAAGTGTATAAATCGGCAGGCAAATTAACTCTTCTAAAAAAGGGCGTATTTAAAGTACTGGCAGCGCTAGGCCGCTTAAAAGGTTATAAACCCGAGTGGGATTATAAGCTGGTTCCGAAATCCGTTTAA
- the rpsA gene encoding 30S ribosomal protein S1, with the protein MAKKQEAEKELQSKQAELETVTSAKEKENIESEADSISIDEIKSKITASNNDFDWDADDKKFGNYSDADRQKFEQMYDGTFNSINQGEIITGTVVNINNKDVVLNIGFKSDGMVSLSEFRDTPDLKIGDTVDVFVESQEDANGQLVLSRKRAKTQKSWERINDALTNDEIITGFVKSRTKGGLIVDIMGVEAFLPGSQIDIKPIRDYDIYVGKTMEFKVVKINHEFKNVVVSHKVLIEDDLENQKIEIVARLEKGQVLEGTVKNITDFGVFIDLGGVDGLLHITDISWGRIEHPREVLALDQKINVVVLDFDDEKKRIALGLKQLTPHPWQSLDESIQIGSHVKGKIVTVADYGAFLEITPGVEGLIHVSEMSWSQNLRNPQEFLKVGDEVEAQVLTLDREERKMSLGIKQLTPDPWQNAGEKYAVGTQHVATVKNMTNFGVFVELEDGIDGLIHISDLSWSKKVNHPNEFTKVGEKLDVVVLELDIENRKLSLGHKQLEENPWDTFETIFTVDSVHEGTVLKVTDKGAVVALPYGVEGFAPTKHLVKEDGKSLKAEETAEFKIIEFGKDNKRIVISHSRIWEDIRSEARVQDFENRKKEAKAANSAVKKVKESVEKSTLGDLSVLAQLKEQMEGAENKARNNNEDSK; encoded by the coding sequence ATGGCAAAAAAACAAGAAGCAGAAAAAGAATTACAGTCTAAGCAGGCTGAGCTGGAAACAGTTACGTCTGCAAAGGAAAAAGAAAACATTGAGTCAGAAGCTGATTCAATTTCTATTGATGAAATCAAATCAAAAATCACAGCAAGCAACAACGACTTTGATTGGGACGCTGATGATAAAAAATTTGGCAACTACAGCGATGCTGACCGTCAAAAATTTGAGCAAATGTACGATGGTACTTTCAACTCAATTAACCAGGGCGAAATCATCACCGGTACTGTTGTAAACATCAATAACAAAGACGTGGTATTGAACATCGGTTTTAAATCTGATGGTATGGTATCATTGTCAGAATTCCGTGATACACCTGATCTGAAAATCGGTGACACTGTTGACGTGTTTGTTGAATCACAAGAAGATGCTAACGGTCAGTTGGTACTTTCACGCAAACGCGCTAAAACACAAAAATCATGGGAACGCATTAATGATGCATTAACTAACGATGAAATCATTACCGGTTTTGTGAAGAGCAGAACTAAAGGTGGTTTGATTGTAGACATCATGGGTGTTGAAGCCTTTTTACCAGGTTCACAAATTGATATCAAGCCTATCCGCGATTACGATATCTATGTGGGTAAAACTATGGAGTTCAAAGTTGTTAAGATCAACCACGAGTTTAAAAACGTAGTGGTATCGCACAAAGTGCTGATCGAGGACGATTTAGAAAACCAAAAAATTGAAATTGTTGCACGCCTTGAAAAAGGTCAGGTATTGGAAGGTACCGTTAAAAACATTACCGATTTCGGTGTATTCATCGACTTGGGTGGCGTTGACGGCTTACTGCACATTACCGATATATCATGGGGCCGTATCGAGCATCCGCGTGAAGTATTGGCATTGGATCAAAAGATCAACGTTGTTGTTCTGGACTTTGATGACGAGAAAAAACGTATTGCTCTGGGCTTAAAACAATTAACTCCTCACCCTTGGCAAAGCCTTGATGAATCGATCCAGATTGGTTCACATGTAAAAGGTAAAATTGTTACCGTGGCTGATTATGGCGCATTCCTTGAAATCACCCCAGGTGTTGAAGGTTTGATCCACGTATCTGAAATGTCATGGTCACAAAACCTGCGTAACCCTCAGGAATTCCTGAAAGTGGGTGACGAAGTTGAAGCTCAGGTTTTAACTTTAGACCGCGAAGAGCGCAAAATGTCATTAGGTATTAAGCAATTAACGCCTGATCCATGGCAAAACGCCGGTGAGAAATACGCTGTTGGTACCCAGCACGTAGCCACCGTTAAAAACATGACTAACTTTGGTGTGTTTGTTGAATTAGAAGACGGCATTGACGGCTTAATCCATATCTCTGACCTTTCATGGTCTAAAAAAGTTAATCACCCTAACGAGTTTACTAAGGTAGGCGAGAAATTAGACGTGGTTGTTTTAGAACTGGATATTGAGAACCGCAAACTGAGCTTAGGTCACAAACAACTGGAAGAAAACCCTTGGGATACTTTCGAAACTATCTTCACTGTTGATTCAGTACACGAAGGTACAGTATTGAAAGTAACTGATAAAGGTGCTGTTGTAGCATTACCTTACGGTGTTGAAGGCTTTGCGCCAACCAAACACTTAGTGAAAGAAGACGGTAAATCTTTAAAAGCTGAAGAAACTGCCGAATTCAAAATCATCGAGTTTGGAAAAGACAACAAACGTATTGTGATTTCTCACTCACGCATTTGGGAAGATATCCGCTCTGAAGCCAGAGTTCAAGACTTTGAAAACCGTAAAAAAGAAGCGAAAGCTGCTAATAGCGCGGTTAAAAAAGTTAAAGAATCTGTTGAGAAATCAACACTTGGCGACCTTAGCGTTTTAGCTCAACTGAAAGAGCAAATGGAAGGTGCCGAAAACAAAGCTCGTAACAACAACGAGGATTCAAAATAA
- a CDS encoding MFS transporter, whose product MSALSTTFRSLQYHNYRLYFIGQSISLIGTWMERIAINWLVYSTTHSALMLGIVNFAGQIPTLLLSPYGGTISDRHNRYKILLTTQIAAMVQAGIMATLVVLHIYNMPAIIGLSIALGVINAFDTPSRQSLMIKLIEDKADLQNAIALNSSMVNLARMVGPAVAGILLTTVGTSVCFVLNALSFIAVITSLLLMKLPVMDVKKSTESVWQGLKQGYNYLQHAEDIKLMILLMACTSFLVMPYTTLMPVFAKDIFHGDAGTYSLLNSVSGLGSLIGAIYMATLKTTGNIKRIVVFACAMFSVGLAVFAWCSNIWLALLFIMPAGAGAMMQIAATNTFVQTTVSDEMRGRVISYYVMAFMGMQPLGSFLVGLGGHYAGPRTILFIEGAAGLATAIVFAMLFKKSADRKLERDKDLPLVGIEAQ is encoded by the coding sequence ATGTCTGCATTATCTACTACATTTCGGTCTCTCCAATACCACAATTACAGATTATACTTTATAGGGCAATCTATCTCACTTATTGGCACCTGGATGGAGCGTATTGCCATTAACTGGCTGGTTTACTCAACTACACATTCGGCACTTATGTTAGGGATTGTAAATTTTGCCGGACAAATACCAACGTTATTGCTATCACCCTACGGCGGTACCATATCAGATAGGCACAACCGTTATAAAATATTGCTTACCACCCAAATTGCCGCTATGGTACAAGCTGGTATTATGGCCACACTGGTAGTGTTGCACATTTATAATATGCCCGCTATAATAGGTTTAAGTATTGCCCTGGGTGTTATTAATGCTTTTGATACCCCTTCGCGGCAATCGCTCATGATTAAGCTGATTGAGGATAAGGCCGATCTTCAGAATGCTATTGCGTTAAATTCATCAATGGTTAACCTGGCCCGAATGGTTGGACCAGCTGTTGCGGGTATACTGCTTACTACGGTGGGTACCAGTGTTTGTTTTGTTTTAAATGCGCTGAGCTTTATTGCCGTTATTACTTCCTTGCTGCTGATGAAGTTACCGGTTATGGATGTCAAAAAATCGACCGAAAGTGTATGGCAAGGGCTAAAGCAAGGGTACAATTATTTGCAGCATGCCGAAGATATTAAGTTGATGATTTTGTTAATGGCCTGTACCAGCTTTTTAGTAATGCCTTACACCACTTTAATGCCTGTGTTTGCCAAAGATATTTTCCACGGTGATGCCGGCACCTATAGCCTGCTCAATAGCGTATCGGGACTGGGCTCGTTAATTGGAGCTATTTATATGGCTACACTTAAAACAACAGGTAACATTAAGCGCATTGTGGTTTTTGCATGCGCTATGTTTAGCGTTGGCCTGGCCGTATTTGCATGGTGCAGTAATATTTGGCTGGCCTTACTATTTATTATGCCAGCCGGCGCAGGAGCTATGATGCAAATAGCCGCAACCAACACCTTTGTGCAAACTACCGTAAGCGACGAAATGCGCGGGCGTGTAATTAGTTATTATGTAATGGCTTTTATGGGGATGCAACCGCTGGGTAGCTTTTTGGTAGGTTTGGGTGGCCACTATGCCGGTCCGCGTACAATATTGTTTATTGAGGGAGCCGCAGGTTTGGCAACAGCTATAGTTTTTGCCATGTTGTTTAAAAAATCTGCCGACAGGAAACTGGAGCGAGATAAAGACTTGCCGTTGGTTGGCATAGAAGCGCAGTAA
- a CDS encoding efflux RND transporter permease subunit produces the protein MGLIKFALRKPITILVLVAGLFFFGLNAIRSIKIDIFPDLNLPVIYVSHPYGGYTPTQMESYFGKQYVNLLLYVSGVKSIETRNIQGLTLIKLSFYEGTNMAQAAAEVSGYTNRAQAIFPPGTQPPFILRFDASTLPVGQLVLTSPTRSNNELLDLANVYVRSSFTSVPGLVSPAPFGGNTRTVVIKVEPSLLRSHNLTPDQIVTAIRENNLNSPAGNVRIGDLNYLTPANTSMKKVADFGDIPLYKNGIQTVFLHDVATVEDGADITSSYALVNGKRSVYLPITKSADASTWEVVQNLKKAIPRFQSLLPEDVKLSYVFDQSTYVINAVKSLAEEGAIGAILTGLMVLLFLGDRRGALIVILTIPACIVSGILFLSLFKQTINIMTLSGLSLAIGILVDESTVTIENIHQHFAMGKPKALAIWDACKEIAFPKLLILFCILAVFAPAFTMKGIPGALFLPLALAIGFSMITSYFLAQTFVPIMANWLMKNDHEKKDFARDDIQDEHAAKEEAAKHALEDHGKGETRFDRFRHRFMGWMDSMLAKRKWIVSIYVLAATGLAVLLFVTIGRDVLPKVDSGTFQVRLRSPDGTRLERTEAMTVQALQILRKMVGKENIAVTSAFVGTHPSQFSTSPIYLFMAGPQEAVIQAALSEKYDGSLDDLKEQFRHEIKKAMPNVRVSFEPIDLTDKILSQGSPTPVEVAITSKNKKQNVVYAYKILRKLNQIKYMRDVQIGQSFKYPAININIDRTRAAQLGVGVSDISRSLIASTSSSRFTEKNVWLDEKVGLSYNVQVQVPEYQMQSVNDIKEIPVMANQRRPVLSDVASIKMDTTYGENDNIGAIPTLSVTANLHKKDLGTAIDDVNEVIKSLGELPRGLTIEPRGLGQTLGDTLGSLQTGLLVAIIVIFLMLTANFQSFKVSFVVLSTVPAVILGSLLLVWATGATLNLQSYMGMIMAVGVAISNSVLLITNAEELRMINGDALKSARESVALRLRPILMTSLAMIVGMIPMASGLGEGGDQTSPLGRAVIGGLLFSTFASLLILPLVFAWVQGNTTTQSVSLDPEDEESKFFVPLHHKNEA, from the coding sequence ATGGGACTCATAAAATTTGCACTTCGTAAACCCATAACCATACTGGTTTTAGTAGCCGGCTTGTTTTTCTTTGGGTTAAATGCTATCCGCAGTATTAAAATTGATATTTTTCCGGATCTGAACCTGCCGGTTATATACGTTTCGCATCCTTATGGTGGCTATACGCCTACGCAAATGGAATCGTATTTTGGTAAACAGTATGTTAACCTGCTGCTCTATGTATCGGGTGTAAAGAGTATCGAAACGCGTAACATTCAGGGCCTAACACTTATTAAGCTTTCTTTTTATGAAGGTACCAACATGGCACAGGCTGCTGCCGAGGTATCTGGTTATACCAACCGTGCGCAGGCCATCTTTCCACCAGGTACGCAACCTCCCTTTATTTTGCGTTTCGATGCGTCCACATTGCCAGTTGGCCAACTGGTGTTAACCAGTCCAACCCGGAGTAACAACGAATTGCTCGATCTGGCTAACGTATATGTTCGTTCTTCGTTTACCTCCGTTCCCGGATTGGTATCACCGGCGCCATTTGGTGGCAACACCCGCACGGTCGTTATCAAGGTTGAGCCTTCGCTGCTGCGCTCACACAACTTAACACCCGATCAGATTGTAACCGCCATTCGGGAGAACAATCTGAATTCGCCTGCCGGTAACGTACGCATAGGCGACCTCAATTATCTTACGCCTGCCAACACCTCCATGAAAAAAGTGGCTGATTTTGGCGATATCCCGCTGTATAAAAACGGCATTCAAACCGTGTTTTTGCATGACGTTGCCACCGTTGAAGACGGTGCAGATATTACCAGCAGCTATGCACTGGTAAACGGCAAGCGTTCGGTGTATCTGCCAATCACCAAATCTGCTGATGCCTCAACCTGGGAAGTGGTGCAGAACCTTAAGAAAGCCATCCCGCGTTTCCAAAGCCTGTTACCCGAGGATGTTAAGCTGTCTTATGTGTTCGACCAATCTACCTATGTAATCAACGCTGTAAAAAGTTTGGCCGAGGAGGGGGCCATCGGCGCTATCCTCACAGGTTTAATGGTATTGCTGTTCCTGGGCGACAGGCGAGGGGCTTTAATCGTAATTTTGACCATACCGGCTTGTATAGTATCGGGTATCCTGTTCTTATCCTTATTTAAGCAAACCATTAACATCATGACGCTGAGTGGCCTCTCGCTGGCTATCGGCATCCTGGTAGATGAATCGACCGTAACCATTGAGAATATACACCAGCACTTTGCCATGGGTAAGCCTAAGGCCCTGGCTATATGGGATGCCTGTAAGGAGATTGCTTTCCCTAAATTATTAATCCTTTTCTGTATCCTGGCTGTATTTGCGCCCGCCTTTACTATGAAGGGCATTCCGGGTGCACTGTTCTTGCCGCTGGCGCTAGCCATTGGCTTTTCCATGATCACCTCATACTTTTTAGCTCAAACCTTTGTACCTATTATGGCCAACTGGCTCATGAAGAACGACCATGAGAAAAAAGATTTTGCACGTGATGATATACAGGATGAACATGCTGCCAAAGAAGAAGCTGCAAAGCACGCCCTTGAAGATCATGGTAAGGGAGAAACCCGGTTTGACCGTTTCCGTCATCGCTTTATGGGCTGGATGGATAGCATGCTGGCTAAGCGCAAATGGATAGTAAGCATTTATGTATTGGCCGCAACCGGGCTTGCCGTATTACTATTTGTTACCATAGGCCGCGATGTTTTGCCTAAAGTTGATTCGGGCACTTTCCAGGTCAGGCTGCGTTCGCCCGATGGTACGCGGTTGGAGCGTACCGAAGCCATGACGGTGCAAGCTTTACAGATTTTACGCAAGATGGTTGGTAAAGAAAATATTGCTGTAACCTCTGCATTTGTGGGTACGCACCCATCTCAGTTTTCTACCAGTCCAATTTATTTGTTCATGGCTGGTCCGCAGGAGGCGGTTATACAGGCGGCACTGAGCGAGAAATATGATGGTAGTTTGGATGATTTGAAAGAACAATTCAGGCATGAGATTAAGAAGGCCATGCCCAATGTGCGTGTATCTTTTGAACCGATTGATTTAACGGACAAGATACTAAGCCAGGGGTCGCCAACACCGGTTGAGGTGGCTATTACCAGCAAAAACAAAAAGCAGAATGTAGTTTATGCTTACAAAATATTACGTAAGCTTAATCAAATAAAGTACATGCGCGATGTGCAGATTGGTCAATCGTTTAAGTACCCTGCTATTAATATTAATATAGACCGTACACGTGCTGCCCAGTTAGGCGTAGGCGTAAGTGATATATCGCGCTCGCTCATTGCCTCTACCTCATCATCCCGCTTTACCGAAAAGAATGTGTGGCTTGATGAAAAAGTGGGCTTAAGCTACAATGTACAGGTACAGGTGCCCGAGTACCAGATGCAAAGTGTTAACGATATTAAGGAGATACCGGTAATGGCTAACCAGCGCCGCCCGGTATTGAGCGACGTAGCCAGTATAAAAATGGATACCACTTACGGCGAAAATGATAACATCGGTGCCATACCTACCTTATCAGTAACGGCTAACCTGCATAAAAAAGATTTGGGTACTGCTATTGATGATGTAAACGAGGTAATTAAATCATTAGGTGAGTTGCCGCGGGGTTTAACCATTGAGCCACGCGGATTAGGCCAAACCCTTGGCGATACCTTGGGAAGCTTGCAAACTGGCTTGCTGGTAGCCATCATTGTTATCTTCCTCATGCTTACAGCCAACTTCCAATCTTTCAAAGTATCATTTGTGGTGCTTTCAACTGTGCCTGCGGTAATATTAGGTTCATTATTGCTGGTGTGGGCTACCGGTGCAACACTCAACCTGCAATCATACATGGGGATGATTATGGCGGTAGGGGTTGCAATATCCAACTCGGTACTATTGATCACTAATGCAGAAGAGCTGCGCATGATTAATGGCGACGCCTTAAAGTCCGCGCGTGAATCGGTAGCTTTACGCTTACGCCCAATCTTAATGACCAGCTTAGCTATGATTGTGGGTATGATACCCATGGCATCGGGCCTGGGTGAAGGGGGAGACCAAACCTCGCCGTTAGGACGCGCGGTTATTGGCGGCTTGCTGTTCTCTACATTTGCATCCTTGCTCATACTGCCGCTGGTGTTTGCCTGGGTACAGGGTAATACCACTACACAATCCGTATCATTAGATCCTGAAGACGAAGAAAGTAAATTTTTTGTACCGCTGCATCATAAGAACGAGGCGTAA